One segment of Anastrepha obliqua isolate idAnaObli1 chromosome 3, idAnaObli1_1.0, whole genome shotgun sequence DNA contains the following:
- the LOC129240697 gene encoding NADH-cytochrome b5 reductase 3 isoform X1, with protein MARPVNETHLVPIVVGIAAVVAGAAIIHYLLNKKSKKSRPEPNRTARLRTLVDPNDKYQLPLIEKEILSHDTRRFRFGLPSNQHVLGLPVGQHIHLIATIDNELVIRPYTPISSDDEVGYVDLVIKVYFKNAHPKFPSGGKMTQYLEQMNIGDKISFRGPSGRLQYQGQGRFQIKKLRKDPPKTVVAKRVNMISGGTGITPMLQLIRDVLKHNDKDKTELALLSANQSEADILLRNELDDLAKKYPDQLKVWYTVDKASEGWPYGVGFINEDMIREHLFPASADTLVLMCGPPPMINFACNPALDKLEYHPDTRFAY; from the exons ttagttccCATTGTGGTTGGTATTGCTGCTGTAGTGGCTGGCGCGGCCATCATTCATTACCTTCTCAATAAGAAGTCAAAGAAATCACGACCAGAACCCAATCGCACTGCGCGTCTACGCACATTGGTTGATCCGAATGACAAGTATCAGTTGCcactaattgaaaaagaaatattaagccACGACACACGACGTTTTCGCTTTGGCTTGCCATCGAACCAGCATGTCCTTGGTTTGCCCGTAGGCCAACATATTCATTTGATCGCCACTATCGATAACGAATTAGTCATTCGTCCATATACCCCAATATCCAGTGATGATGAAGTCGGTTACGTCGATTTGGTaattaaagtatattttaagAATGCACACCCTAAATTCCCATCTGGCGGCAAAATGACACAGTATTTAGAGCAAATGAATATCGGTGACAAAATTTCATTCCGCGGACCATCTGGTCGGTTACAATACCAGGGACAGGGCCGATTCCAGATCAAGAAGCTTCGCAAAGATCCACCAAAGACAGTTGTGGCGAAGCGTGTGAATATGATATCTGGTGGTACTGGTATCACGCCAATGTTGCAGCTTATACGGGATGTTCTAAAGCATAATGACAAAGATAAAACAGAGCTGGCTTTATTATCTGCAAATCAG TCTGAAGCCGATATTTTGTTGCGCAACGAACTGGATGATTTAGCCAAGAAATATCCAGATCAACTGAAAGTGTGGTATACAGTTGACAAAGCTTCTGAAG GTTGGCCCTATGGAGTGGGATTTATAAACGAGGACATGATCAGGGAGCATCTCTTCCCTGCCTCTGCAGATACTTTGGTGTTAATGTGCGGCCCGCCACCCATGATAAATTTCGCATGCAATCCAGCTTTGGATAAATTGGAATACCATCCAGATACAAGATTCGCATATTAA
- the LOC129240697 gene encoding NADH-cytochrome b5 reductase 3 isoform X2, which produces MSDLDLVPIVVGIAAVVAGAAIIHYLLNKKSKKSRPEPNRTARLRTLVDPNDKYQLPLIEKEILSHDTRRFRFGLPSNQHVLGLPVGQHIHLIATIDNELVIRPYTPISSDDEVGYVDLVIKVYFKNAHPKFPSGGKMTQYLEQMNIGDKISFRGPSGRLQYQGQGRFQIKKLRKDPPKTVVAKRVNMISGGTGITPMLQLIRDVLKHNDKDKTELALLSANQSEADILLRNELDDLAKKYPDQLKVWYTVDKASEGWPYGVGFINEDMIREHLFPASADTLVLMCGPPPMINFACNPALDKLEYHPDTRFAY; this is translated from the exons ttagttccCATTGTGGTTGGTATTGCTGCTGTAGTGGCTGGCGCGGCCATCATTCATTACCTTCTCAATAAGAAGTCAAAGAAATCACGACCAGAACCCAATCGCACTGCGCGTCTACGCACATTGGTTGATCCGAATGACAAGTATCAGTTGCcactaattgaaaaagaaatattaagccACGACACACGACGTTTTCGCTTTGGCTTGCCATCGAACCAGCATGTCCTTGGTTTGCCCGTAGGCCAACATATTCATTTGATCGCCACTATCGATAACGAATTAGTCATTCGTCCATATACCCCAATATCCAGTGATGATGAAGTCGGTTACGTCGATTTGGTaattaaagtatattttaagAATGCACACCCTAAATTCCCATCTGGCGGCAAAATGACACAGTATTTAGAGCAAATGAATATCGGTGACAAAATTTCATTCCGCGGACCATCTGGTCGGTTACAATACCAGGGACAGGGCCGATTCCAGATCAAGAAGCTTCGCAAAGATCCACCAAAGACAGTTGTGGCGAAGCGTGTGAATATGATATCTGGTGGTACTGGTATCACGCCAATGTTGCAGCTTATACGGGATGTTCTAAAGCATAATGACAAAGATAAAACAGAGCTGGCTTTATTATCTGCAAATCAG TCTGAAGCCGATATTTTGTTGCGCAACGAACTGGATGATTTAGCCAAGAAATATCCAGATCAACTGAAAGTGTGGTATACAGTTGACAAAGCTTCTGAAG GTTGGCCCTATGGAGTGGGATTTATAAACGAGGACATGATCAGGGAGCATCTCTTCCCTGCCTCTGCAGATACTTTGGTGTTAATGTGCGGCCCGCCACCCATGATAAATTTCGCATGCAATCCAGCTTTGGATAAATTGGAATACCATCCAGATACAAGATTCGCATATTAA